In a single window of the Prochlorococcus marinus str. AS9601 genome:
- a CDS encoding fructosamine kinase family protein, producing the protein MQKLSPIEINEICEELGETYPKSIEQVHGGDIHSAWRIEFSNKKLFLKKNIRNKKFLEFEKYCLQNLRKYINQENLVIPEVIAYKNIKNIEILLIEWIDMNNFEQKKLGKGLGELHLKSAESNPKMFGFPVEGFIGTTDQKKGLEDNWIDCFLNLRIIPQLLILKPTTLDKETINKVKEKIKTELLNHEPINALVHGDLWSGNAGMDKSGKGVIFDPASWWADNEVDIAMTKLFGGFRKEFYEEYHRIFPIKKGFEKRIIIYNFYHILNHANMFGGGYLKQVKDYVKEILNM; encoded by the coding sequence ATGCAAAAATTATCTCCTATTGAAATTAACGAAATTTGTGAAGAATTAGGTGAAACCTATCCAAAAAGTATTGAACAAGTACATGGTGGTGATATTCATAGTGCATGGCGAATAGAATTCTCAAACAAAAAGTTATTCCTTAAAAAAAATATTAGAAACAAAAAATTTCTTGAATTTGAAAAATATTGTCTTCAAAATTTGAGAAAATATATTAACCAAGAAAACTTAGTTATTCCAGAAGTTATTGCATATAAAAATATAAAAAATATAGAGATTCTTTTAATTGAATGGATAGATATGAATAACTTTGAACAAAAAAAGCTTGGAAAAGGTTTAGGTGAATTGCATCTAAAATCGGCTGAATCTAATCCCAAAATGTTTGGGTTTCCAGTTGAGGGTTTTATCGGAACAACAGATCAGAAGAAAGGCTTGGAAGATAATTGGATAGATTGTTTTTTAAACTTAAGGATAATACCTCAATTATTAATTCTTAAACCAACGACTTTAGATAAAGAAACCATAAATAAAGTTAAAGAAAAAATTAAAACAGAATTACTGAATCACGAACCAATAAATGCTCTAGTTCATGGTGATTTGTGGTCAGGAAATGCAGGGATGGATAAAAGTGGCAAGGGGGTTATTTTTGACCCGGCATCTTGGTGGGCAGATAATGAAGTAGATATAGCTATGACAAAATTATTTGGAGGTTTTAGAAAAGAATTTTATGAAGAATATCATAGAATTTTTCCTATAAAAAAAGGATTTGAAAAAAGAATTATTATTTATAATTTTTATCACATATTGAATCACGCCAATATGTTTGGAGGAGGGTATTTAAAACAAGTTAAAGATTACGTAAAAGAAATACTCAATATGTAA
- the moeB gene encoding molybdopterin-synthase adenylyltransferase MoeB, which yields MSKDIKFNFLNSDEEERYQKHLTLKEIGYEGQLNLKNSSVLCIGAGGLGSSVLLYLAATGIGRIGIVDNDQVEKSNLQRQIIHETNTIGNLKIDSARERIKNFNPNCEILTFSERINPKNALELIKEFDVICDCSDNFGTRYLINDSCLILDKPLVFGSVQGFEGQVSVFNLYKNSPNLRDLLPESPSKNAAPSCAEFGVVGVSTGLIGILQVNEIIKIILKKGEILDGKILIFDLLNMNMKKLHLKSDQSNKRIKNLSQFEGFYNSDEYCEKNNEINIINADEFNSLYKAKPNKILLIDVRENEEFSSFAIEGSISIPLSHLKQASDLKFIQKESLNKEVFTICKSGKRSEKASRILSKFKIKSRSIEGGIEKVKKILGN from the coding sequence ATGTCCAAAGATATAAAATTTAATTTCTTAAACTCTGATGAAGAAGAGAGATACCAAAAACATCTTACCCTTAAAGAGATAGGTTACGAGGGCCAATTAAATCTTAAAAACAGCTCAGTATTATGTATCGGAGCAGGTGGGCTTGGCTCTTCCGTTTTGCTTTATCTAGCTGCAACAGGAATTGGGAGAATTGGAATAGTTGATAACGATCAAGTTGAAAAGTCTAATCTCCAGAGACAGATAATTCATGAAACAAATACTATTGGCAATCTTAAAATTGATTCTGCTAGGGAAAGAATTAAAAATTTCAATCCTAATTGTGAAATATTAACCTTTTCAGAGAGAATTAATCCTAAAAATGCTCTTGAATTAATAAAGGAGTTTGATGTTATTTGTGATTGCTCTGATAACTTTGGCACAAGATATTTAATAAATGATTCATGCCTGATATTAGATAAACCCCTAGTCTTTGGAAGTGTACAAGGCTTTGAAGGGCAGGTGAGTGTTTTCAATTTATATAAAAATAGTCCAAATTTAAGAGACTTACTTCCAGAATCACCTTCAAAAAATGCTGCCCCAAGTTGTGCAGAATTCGGAGTTGTGGGTGTTTCAACAGGTTTAATAGGAATTCTTCAGGTTAATGAAATTATCAAAATCATTTTGAAAAAAGGTGAAATTTTAGATGGGAAGATTTTAATTTTTGATCTATTGAATATGAATATGAAAAAATTACATCTAAAAAGTGATCAGTCAAATAAACGAATAAAAAACCTGTCTCAGTTTGAGGGCTTTTATAATAGCGACGAATATTGTGAAAAAAATAATGAGATTAACATTATAAATGCTGATGAATTTAATAGTTTATACAAAGCAAAACCCAACAAAATTCTTTTAATTGATGTTAGAGAAAATGAAGAATTTTCTTCATTTGCAATAGAAGGATCTATCTCAATTCCCTTAAGTCATTTGAAACAAGCATCTGACTTAAAATTTATTCAAAAAGAAAGTTTAAATAAAGAGGTTTTCACTATATGTAAATCGGGGAAACGCTCTGAAAAAGCATCAAGAATCTTATCTAAATTCAAAATTAAGTCAAGATCTATTGAAGGCGGCATCGAAAAGGTAAAAAAAATATTGGGCAATTAA
- a CDS encoding DUF2839 domain-containing protein has translation MGEAKRRKILGLSPKKNNTRTKVDESPRLFEWLPFTINQRDNLIKLSIKASWFGIGGLVILWIVVRFIGPAAGWWTLADSL, from the coding sequence ATGGGAGAAGCAAAAAGACGTAAAATACTTGGTTTATCTCCAAAAAAAAATAATACTAGAACTAAAGTTGATGAGTCTCCAAGATTATTTGAATGGCTTCCCTTTACAATCAATCAAAGAGATAATCTAATTAAATTAAGTATTAAGGCTAGTTGGTTTGGAATCGGAGGGTTAGTTATCTTATGGATTGTAGTGAGATTTATAGGCCCTGCTGCTGGGTGGTGGACTTTAGCTGATTCTTTATAA
- a CDS encoding cob(I)yrinic acid a,c-diamide adenosyltransferase, protein MTNTSRNRGIGIVTASDSQERSKGQLHIYDGEGKGKSQAALGVVLRTIGLGICEKRQSRVLLLRFLKGPERPYDEDSAIEALQRGFPHLIDHVRTGRSEFFTADQVTRFDVGEAERGWNIAKGAIASSLYSVVVLDELNPVLDLGMLDINEVVDSLQNRPDGLEIIITGRAAPPSLVRISQLHSEMRPRLIGNSAELNKQSSSSGGIEIYTGEGKGKSTSALGKALQAIGKGISQDKSHRVLILQWLKGGNGYTEDAAIEALRESYPHLVDHLRSGRDAIVWRGQQQPIDYVEAERAWEIAKAAILSGLYKTIILDELNPTVDLELLPVESIHQTLLKKPAETEVVITGRCKNEPSYFELADVYSEMVCHKHYANVGVDLKRGVDY, encoded by the coding sequence TTGACGAATACGAGTAGAAATAGAGGAATTGGAATTGTCACAGCAAGTGACAGTCAAGAGAGATCAAAAGGTCAATTACATATTTATGATGGAGAGGGTAAGGGGAAAAGCCAGGCTGCATTGGGAGTAGTTCTCAGGACAATAGGATTAGGAATATGCGAAAAAAGACAGTCAAGAGTTTTACTTCTAAGATTCTTAAAAGGCCCTGAGAGGCCATATGACGAGGATTCCGCTATAGAGGCTTTACAAAGAGGCTTTCCTCATTTAATTGACCATGTAAGGACAGGAAGATCTGAATTCTTTACTGCTGACCAAGTGACAAGGTTTGATGTTGGTGAGGCCGAAAGAGGTTGGAATATTGCTAAAGGAGCAATTGCTAGTTCTCTTTATTCTGTAGTTGTACTCGATGAGTTGAATCCAGTTCTTGATTTAGGAATGCTTGATATCAATGAAGTAGTTGATTCTCTGCAAAATCGTCCAGATGGATTAGAAATAATTATTACTGGAAGGGCAGCCCCGCCCTCTTTGGTAAGAATATCTCAACTCCATTCAGAAATGAGACCACGATTGATAGGAAACTCAGCAGAACTAAACAAACAAAGTAGTTCTAGTGGTGGAATTGAGATTTATACAGGCGAAGGAAAGGGTAAATCCACAAGTGCACTCGGTAAGGCTCTTCAAGCTATCGGTAAAGGAATATCTCAAGATAAAAGTCATAGAGTTTTAATATTACAGTGGTTAAAAGGTGGAAATGGATATACCGAAGATGCTGCCATAGAAGCTTTGAGAGAGAGTTACCCTCATTTAGTAGATCATTTGCGTTCAGGCAGAGATGCCATCGTATGGAGAGGTCAGCAACAACCAATTGATTATGTTGAGGCTGAAAGAGCATGGGAAATTGCTAAAGCTGCTATTTTGTCTGGCTTGTATAAGACGATTATTTTAGATGAATTAAATCCAACTGTTGATTTAGAGTTGTTACCTGTGGAATCAATACATCAAACGCTCTTAAAAAAACCAGCAGAGACAGAAGTTGTAATTACTGGAAGGTGTAAAAATGAACCTTCATACTTTGAACTGGCTGATGTTTACTCTGAAATGGTTTGTCATAAGCATTATGCAAATGTGGGAGTTGATTTAAAAAGAGGTGTAGATTACTAA
- a CDS encoding CAAD domain-containing protein, with amino-acid sequence MSDNTPESNQDSGSDTSSETKSFSEKYSDVMGKVNETLGNVDWTQMGKYGKAAGIIAVVVIAQIIIKVVIDTINFFPILPGLLELLGVIVVGQWSWQNLRTSENREAVLDKVQNLKKTYLG; translated from the coding sequence ATGAGTGATAACACTCCAGAGTCAAACCAAGACTCCGGCTCCGATACAAGCTCAGAAACCAAAAGTTTTTCAGAGAAGTACTCTGATGTTATGGGAAAAGTCAACGAAACCCTTGGTAATGTTGATTGGACTCAAATGGGTAAATACGGCAAGGCGGCAGGCATAATTGCTGTTGTCGTAATAGCTCAGATAATAATTAAAGTTGTCATTGACACGATAAACTTTTTCCCAATTCTTCCTGGTTTACTTGAACTACTAGGCGTAATTGTTGTCGGTCAATGGAGCTGGCAAAATCTTCGTACCAGTGAAAATCGTGAAGCTGTTTTAGATAAGGTACAAAATCTTAAGAAGACATATTTAGGGTAG
- the crtD gene encoding C-3',4' desaturase CrtD — translation MRNSEVIVIGAGIAGLTSAAILSKQGLSVTLIESHTQAGGCAGTFKRKNYTFDVGATQVAGLEKGGIHYRIFDFLDIPSPEATILDPACIVDLNDGGNPIPIWYEKSKWIVEREMQFPGSQRFWKLCSLIHESNWIFANNNPVLPISNFWDFSQLLKALVPSNLVTGILLKSTIFDLLRICGLSKNERLIKFLNLQLKLYSQEDVYNTAALYGSTVLQMCQQPYGLWHLKKSMQSLSESLESSLIKTGVNLFFGQEVNSITFDDVNMCWQVSANSKKKSFIYQAKDVIYTAPPQSLLKHLKDPLERKKNYKNRLNNLPNPSGAVVFYSALKKEHIKKTFSNHYQFVSKEFCSLFVSISDDGDGRAPKGEVTLIASIFTKTKDWVDLDKQTYLKKKNSFMKKISLELESQFDIDPDKWLHRELATPLGFERWTKRPNGIVGGLGQNPDIFGLFGLSSRTPFEGLWLCGDSIYPGEGTAGVSQSALMVSRQILASKGVKNFSL, via the coding sequence ATGAGAAATTCTGAAGTTATTGTTATTGGCGCCGGTATAGCAGGACTAACTTCTGCAGCGATTTTATCAAAACAAGGCTTATCAGTGACCTTAATCGAATCTCATACTCAAGCCGGAGGATGTGCCGGTACTTTTAAAAGAAAGAATTATACTTTCGATGTTGGCGCAACTCAGGTTGCAGGTTTAGAGAAGGGAGGAATACATTATAGAATTTTTGATTTTTTAGATATTCCATCTCCAGAAGCCACAATTTTAGACCCTGCTTGCATTGTTGATTTAAATGATGGTGGTAATCCTATACCTATTTGGTATGAAAAAAGTAAATGGATTGTTGAACGAGAAATGCAGTTTCCTGGGAGTCAAAGATTTTGGAAACTTTGTTCCCTAATACATGAAAGTAATTGGATATTTGCTAATAACAATCCTGTATTACCAATAAGCAATTTTTGGGATTTTTCTCAACTTCTTAAAGCACTAGTTCCTTCAAACCTTGTCACAGGTATCTTACTTAAATCTACTATTTTTGATCTATTGCGGATATGTGGATTATCCAAGAATGAGCGCTTGATTAAATTCTTAAATCTTCAACTAAAACTTTATTCTCAAGAGGATGTTTATAATACTGCTGCATTATATGGATCTACTGTTCTTCAGATGTGTCAACAGCCATATGGTCTGTGGCATCTTAAAAAATCTATGCAGTCTTTAAGTGAATCATTAGAAAGTTCATTGATTAAAACTGGAGTTAATTTATTTTTTGGACAAGAAGTAAATTCTATAACTTTTGACGACGTAAATATGTGTTGGCAAGTATCTGCTAATTCGAAAAAAAAATCATTTATTTACCAAGCAAAAGATGTGATTTATACTGCCCCTCCACAGTCTTTGCTCAAGCATTTGAAAGATCCTTTAGAAAGAAAAAAAAATTATAAAAATCGACTTAATAATTTGCCTAATCCAAGTGGAGCTGTAGTTTTTTATTCAGCCTTAAAAAAGGAACATATTAAAAAAACATTCTCCAATCATTATCAATTTGTTTCGAAAGAATTTTGTTCCTTATTTGTATCAATTAGTGATGATGGTGATGGAAGAGCGCCAAAAGGTGAAGTTACTTTAATTGCCAGTATCTTTACCAAAACTAAAGATTGGGTTGACCTAGATAAACAAACTTATTTAAAGAAGAAAAATAGTTTCATGAAAAAAATATCCCTTGAATTGGAAAGTCAATTTGATATTGATCCTGATAAATGGCTACATAGGGAATTAGCAACTCCATTGGGCTTTGAAAGATGGACAAAAAGACCTAATGGAATAGTAGGGGGGCTTGGTCAAAATCCAGATATTTTTGGTTTATTTGGATTATCAAGTAGGACACCTTTTGAAGGTTTATGGTTATGTGGAGATTCGATTTATCCAGGAGAGGGGACTGCAGGTGTTAGTCAGTCTGCATTAATGGTTTCAAGGCAAATTTTAGCTTCCAAAGGTGTAAAAAATTTTAGTTTATAA
- the recA gene encoding recombinase RecA, which translates to MSLEEKKKTESKEKDKALSLVLGQIERNFGRGSIMRLGDASRMKVETISTGALTLDLALGGGYPKGRVVEVYGPESSGKTTLTLHAIAEVQKNGGVAAFVDAEHALDPVYAASLGVDVENLLVSQPDTGEMALEIVDQLIRSSAVDLVVVDSVAALTPRAEIEGEMGDHVIGSQARLMSQAMRKITGNIGKSGCTVIFLNQLRLKIGVTYGNPETTTGGNALKFYASVRLDIRRIQTLKRGTEEYGIRAKVKVAKNKVAPPFRIAEFDILFGKGISTTGCLLDLAEETNIIIRRGAWYSYEGENIGQGRDNTIIWLDQNLEIRNKVESMVKEKLTEGTEVSSNSMKALNSNPANTIAVNDIKTVA; encoded by the coding sequence ATGAGCCTTGAAGAAAAGAAAAAAACTGAATCAAAAGAAAAAGACAAGGCATTAAGTCTTGTCTTAGGTCAAATAGAAAGAAATTTTGGACGAGGATCAATAATGAGACTTGGTGACGCCTCAAGAATGAAAGTAGAAACAATATCTACTGGAGCGCTCACTTTAGATTTAGCATTAGGAGGAGGCTATCCCAAAGGAAGGGTAGTAGAGGTTTATGGACCAGAAAGTTCAGGAAAAACTACATTAACGCTGCACGCGATTGCGGAAGTCCAAAAGAATGGAGGAGTAGCAGCATTTGTAGATGCTGAGCATGCACTCGATCCAGTTTATGCAGCCTCTTTAGGAGTTGATGTTGAAAATTTGTTAGTCTCACAACCAGATACAGGTGAAATGGCTCTAGAAATAGTTGACCAACTTATCAGATCAAGTGCAGTAGATCTTGTAGTTGTTGACTCGGTCGCAGCACTAACCCCAAGAGCCGAGATAGAAGGAGAGATGGGAGATCACGTAATTGGAAGCCAAGCAAGGCTAATGAGCCAAGCAATGAGGAAAATAACAGGAAATATTGGCAAATCTGGATGTACGGTAATATTCCTGAATCAATTACGCCTAAAAATTGGCGTTACATACGGCAATCCAGAAACAACCACAGGAGGTAATGCATTAAAATTTTATGCCTCAGTGAGACTTGATATCAGAAGAATTCAAACTCTTAAAAGAGGTACTGAAGAATATGGCATAAGAGCAAAAGTGAAAGTAGCAAAAAACAAAGTTGCACCTCCATTTAGAATTGCAGAGTTTGATATTCTCTTCGGAAAAGGTATTAGTACAACAGGATGTTTATTAGATTTAGCAGAAGAGACTAATATCATAATAAGGAGAGGCGCTTGGTATAGTTATGAAGGAGAAAATATTGGACAAGGAAGAGATAATACAATTATTTGGCTTGATCAAAACTTAGAAATCAGGAATAAAGTAGAATCTATGGTTAAAGAGAAATTAACAGAAGGAACTGAAGTCAGTTCTAATTCAATGAAAGCATTAAATAGCAATCCTGCTAATACAATCGCTGTTAATGATATAAAAACAGTAGCTTAG
- a CDS encoding DNA helicase, whose product MLEILSHQYLKNFLRDQSISWEHIYSFGRIISKCIENDSTYLINSEIFSSYDWLPPILISLFLKEEDSTFILSKEKIQFISQFQIDSLRNLGFNFIFKNDQLIFANHHIRLITIQNLLNDPNSRNLRNHRIVYSGIEDIKQDLKNHFRISLVKKDWTKNFNEFELINQKFIKVYDSLKKKFLMRKVLGNSFINLNEKEISFFSNFFHENSFFSDKFFMVNKALSKGWACWVKLNETNLDWTLYLQPIDELSHIKEFFSNNKFVFLSALRKDNFFQMYFKKHSLDIDLVINFKSNFEEKKISLYIPSRQLLPNNPLFTNSILDKCKKLILFRKGLTLVLSDDIDLKTNIATELASKYGKRVLLETIPSGKNQILCSSFDWWIMNSYLIQIPEQIIIPLLPIPNMSEPINKITVAHKNKLSQDWFRDFFLPQARIKLERSISPLRRNSGKLIILDGRVNKRNWGRLLLQNIQPSKKINYVLPFD is encoded by the coding sequence ATGCTTGAAATTTTAAGTCATCAATATTTGAAAAATTTTTTGAGAGATCAAAGTATTAGTTGGGAACACATATATTCTTTTGGGCGAATAATTTCCAAATGTATTGAAAATGATTCTACATATCTAATTAATTCTGAAATTTTTTCTAGCTATGATTGGTTACCTCCAATTTTGATTTCTTTATTTTTAAAGGAAGAGGATTCAACTTTTATTTTATCTAAAGAAAAAATTCAATTTATAAGCCAATTTCAGATTGATTCATTAAGAAATCTAGGTTTTAATTTTATTTTTAAAAATGATCAACTTATTTTTGCAAATCATCATATTCGTTTGATAACAATCCAAAATTTACTTAATGATCCCAATTCTCGTAATCTTAGAAATCATCGAATAGTTTATTCTGGAATCGAGGATATAAAACAGGATTTAAAAAATCATTTTAGAATTTCTTTGGTTAAAAAGGATTGGACAAAAAATTTTAATGAATTTGAATTAATCAATCAAAAATTTATAAAAGTATATGATTCATTGAAGAAAAAGTTCCTCATGAGAAAAGTCTTAGGTAATAGTTTTATCAATTTAAATGAAAAAGAAATTAGTTTTTTTTCAAACTTTTTTCATGAAAATTCCTTTTTTTCTGATAAATTTTTTATGGTTAATAAAGCATTATCTAAAGGTTGGGCGTGCTGGGTTAAGTTAAACGAAACAAATTTAGATTGGACTTTGTATTTACAGCCAATAGATGAACTTTCTCACATTAAAGAATTTTTTTCAAATAATAAATTTGTTTTTTTATCAGCATTGAGAAAAGATAATTTTTTCCAAATGTACTTTAAAAAACATAGTTTAGATATTGACTTGGTTATTAATTTTAAAAGTAATTTTGAAGAGAAAAAGATCTCATTATATATACCCTCTAGACAGTTGCTTCCTAATAATCCTCTTTTTACCAATTCAATCTTGGATAAATGCAAAAAGTTAATACTTTTTAGAAAGGGTTTAACTTTAGTTTTGTCTGATGATATTGATTTAAAAACTAATATTGCTACAGAATTAGCTTCTAAGTACGGGAAGAGGGTGTTGCTAGAGACAATTCCCTCAGGTAAAAATCAAATTCTTTGCTCAAGTTTTGACTGGTGGATTATGAATTCTTATTTAATTCAAATTCCAGAACAAATTATTATTCCTTTACTTCCTATTCCGAATATGTCAGAACCTATTAATAAAATTACAGTCGCTCATAAAAACAAGCTTTCCCAAGATTGGTTTCGAGACTTTTTTCTTCCCCAAGCTAGAATTAAACTTGAAAGATCTATTTCCCCTCTAAGAAGAAATTCAGGTAAGCTAATAATCTTAGATGGAAGAGTAAATAAAAGAAACTGGGGAAGATTACTTTTGCAAAACATTCAACCTTCAAAAAAAATTAACTATGTGCTACCTTTTGATTAG
- a CDS encoding prephenate/arogenate dehydrogenase, whose product MKIGIVGLGLIGGSLGLKLQSLNHTIYGIANNEFNEKKAKDKKLANFVSCDLSLLKKCELIILALPIKDLISPSQQLVASIPQETIITDVGSVKEPIVNTWENLHPLFIGSHPMAGTEKKGVDSGFEGLFKNAKWIITPTQNSDLNSVRTISELIKSMHCEICQASPKEHDEAVSLISHLPIFLASALIETAQTKNNQSLLDLTQKLAATGFADTSRVGGGNEQLGLDLAINNQINILNSINNFKNKLNILESLIKEKNWDLLSKKLAEAKENRQNFIN is encoded by the coding sequence ATGAAAATTGGAATAGTAGGATTAGGTTTAATTGGCGGTTCTTTGGGATTAAAACTCCAAAGTCTAAATCATACAATTTATGGAATAGCAAATAATGAATTTAATGAAAAAAAAGCTAAGGATAAAAAACTTGCAAATTTTGTTAGCTGTGATTTGAGCCTATTAAAAAAATGTGAGCTAATAATTTTGGCATTGCCTATCAAAGATTTGATCAGTCCGTCTCAACAATTAGTCGCATCAATACCTCAGGAAACAATAATAACTGATGTAGGCTCTGTAAAAGAACCAATTGTAAATACATGGGAAAATTTGCATCCTCTATTTATTGGATCTCATCCAATGGCAGGAACAGAAAAAAAAGGAGTTGATTCAGGTTTTGAAGGTCTTTTTAAAAATGCAAAATGGATTATTACCCCAACACAAAATAGTGATTTAAATTCAGTCAGAACTATTTCCGAGCTCATAAAATCAATGCATTGTGAAATTTGCCAAGCTTCGCCAAAAGAGCATGATGAAGCAGTATCTCTAATTTCTCATTTGCCTATATTTTTAGCTTCTGCCCTGATAGAAACTGCGCAAACAAAAAATAATCAATCTTTATTAGATCTCACGCAAAAATTAGCTGCTACAGGATTTGCTGATACTTCGAGAGTTGGCGGAGGCAATGAACAACTAGGTCTAGATTTAGCTATTAATAATCAGATTAATATTCTAAATTCCATAAATAATTTTAAAAATAAGCTAAACATACTGGAATCTCTTATTAAAGAAAAAAATTGGGATTTACTTTCTAAAAAACTTGCTGAAGCAAAAGAAAACAGACAAAATTTTATAAACTAA
- a CDS encoding HAD family hydrolase, with amino-acid sequence MSSQKIFLFDFDGVIVDGMQEYWHSSLLACERYLNSPCISVDQKLYQGVPNSFKEIRPWVKYGWEMILIVHEIINTKNPLTSDNKDDFINNYHQNCQRILNENSWIAEDIQKMLDKSRKYQIDKDFKSWVNLHKPFFEIINFMKELSKRGIKTGVITTKGKIFAEKILIQLNIFPEFIFGYESGTKIKIAEKLTQTYEILGFIEDRKKTLIDIKQNSETSHIPCFLADWGYLKESDKNKLSNEIKLLKLGNLGELVAI; translated from the coding sequence GTGTCTTCTCAAAAAATTTTTCTATTTGATTTTGATGGAGTAATAGTTGATGGAATGCAAGAATATTGGCATAGCTCCTTGCTGGCCTGTGAAAGATATTTAAATTCACCATGCATCTCTGTTGATCAAAAACTTTATCAAGGAGTCCCAAATTCTTTCAAAGAAATTAGGCCTTGGGTTAAATATGGTTGGGAAATGATTCTGATTGTTCACGAAATTATAAATACAAAAAATCCATTAACAAGTGATAATAAAGATGATTTCATTAATAATTATCATCAAAATTGCCAGAGGATATTAAATGAAAATTCCTGGATAGCAGAAGATATACAAAAAATGTTAGATAAGTCTCGCAAGTACCAAATTGATAAAGATTTTAAATCGTGGGTAAATTTACATAAACCTTTTTTTGAAATTATAAATTTTATGAAAGAATTAAGCAAAAGAGGAATAAAAACTGGAGTTATAACAACTAAAGGTAAAATATTTGCAGAAAAAATACTTATACAATTAAATATTTTTCCAGAATTTATTTTTGGTTATGAATCAGGAACAAAAATCAAAATAGCTGAAAAGCTTACACAAACTTATGAAATTTTAGGCTTTATAGAAGATAGGAAAAAAACTCTAATTGATATTAAACAAAATTCAGAAACTTCTCACATTCCATGCTTCCTAGCTGACTGGGGATATTTGAAAGAATCAGATAAAAATAAGTTAAGTAATGAAATCAAATTATTAAAATTAGGAAACCTAGGAGAATTAGTTGCAATTTAA
- the larE gene encoding ATP-dependent sacrificial sulfur transferase LarE, with protein sequence MFNQLEILTDEQSEKLYTIRRYIKNLDSVCIAYSGGVDSTLVTSLAFEQLGSKAIAITGISPALANTLREEAKSQAKWIGVKHLEIKTSELDQSSYSKNPKDRCFACKKELHKHTTYLSKKLNYKIVLDGVNVDDLKDYRPGIQASKQAGVISPLAKFKFSKKDIRDISRALGFPWWDKPAQPCLSSRFPYGHEITSERLKMVEKAEEYLKQGGLSEVRVRCQGSTARIEIPKNELKHFFDKYNFNELVQYFSNLGFNCTSLDLEGLISGKLNR encoded by the coding sequence ATGTTCAATCAACTAGAAATCCTCACTGATGAACAAAGTGAAAAGCTTTATACAATTAGAAGATACATTAAGAATCTTGATAGTGTTTGCATTGCTTATTCCGGAGGAGTTGACAGTACATTAGTAACATCATTAGCATTCGAGCAATTAGGTAGCAAAGCAATTGCAATTACTGGTATTTCTCCTGCATTAGCCAATACTCTTCGCGAAGAAGCAAAAAGTCAAGCAAAATGGATTGGAGTAAAACATTTAGAAATTAAAACATCAGAATTAGACCAATCAAGTTATAGTAAAAATCCTAAGGATAGGTGCTTTGCATGCAAAAAAGAACTCCACAAACATACAACCTACCTTTCTAAAAAACTTAATTACAAGATTGTTTTAGATGGAGTTAATGTTGATGATCTGAAAGATTACAGACCAGGTATACAAGCCTCAAAACAAGCAGGAGTTATTTCTCCCCTTGCGAAATTTAAATTCTCAAAAAAAGACATTAGAGATATATCAAGAGCATTAGGTTTTCCTTGGTGGGATAAACCTGCTCAACCTTGCTTATCATCTAGATTTCCTTATGGCCATGAGATAACTAGCGAGAGGCTAAAAATGGTTGAGAAAGCAGAAGAATACCTTAAACAAGGTGGCTTATCGGAGGTTAGAGTTCGATGCCAAGGCTCAACTGCAAGAATAGAAATTCCCAAAAATGAATTAAAGCATTTTTTTGACAAATATAACTTTAATGAATTAGTTCAATATTTTTCTAATTTAGGTTTTAATTGTACTAGCTTAGATCTTGAAGGACTAATAAGTGGAAAATTAAATAGGTAA